The segment GAAACTGAATCAACTGCAACTTCTCCTTTTACCGTgagttatcttttgtttctcTTGCAATGTACTAGCTAGGATCTTGCTTTTATGAATAATAATAACGCTTTTTGCAGCCAAACCCTGAGAGTGAGAGCACAAGCGCCTTCGTAGCTGATTATGTTGCTCGACTTGTAATCACCCAcctttactttatttttatttttgtggaaATTCGATACGTATAGAATTATTTTACTCTAATTTCAATCTGTTACGGTAAAAGATTCCATTTCTAATGCATTGTGCTTATTGGTGTTTTATTGGTCAGGTGAGGGATTGTCCTCCTGGAATGAGCGCAAACAAGAGAAAAGTAGAAGAAGACAAGACAAAACCAGAAAAATAAGAAGACTCGTCTCTGATCGATTTTAAAAGTACTCTGTTGTACTTCACAGTTGATCTTCTTAGTTTTGcactttttgtttcttttagctTTCCTCATTGTTTCATTATGCATTTTAGTGATTTTTGCAGTCAAACTTGATTTATCTAAATTTATTCAATCTACCATTTTTTACCGTTTGTACCTTTTAAGATCTATTCCAAAAGTAGCAACAGTttataaaaagaagaaatagtAAATGACGGggtaaaaatgaaatttattatattcgcgtttttcgtaagaaagaagAAACGGTCAAAGATTTAGTttcaaatgaataaaaaaaaaagaaacggtcGAACACTACTTTTTTTTTCCGACGCGGAGAGAAACAAAAACCCCGAAGACGAAGACGAGAACAACGATGACGGAAGAAAGGAATAATGGCATGCAACCGTAAATAGACAGAAAACTTGAGGGTAATATGGTGAAAAGACACGTAGAGAAGGATCGTACCGTAAGTTGTGTGGACCGTGTCGTCAGCTTAGTGATCTAGCGCTGATCCGTTAAAAACTGTGTGCGTGCGTCTCGTTTTCCCCCAGGGAAAACTAATCTTCGAATaattttcttgtctttctctgtCTCTCATCTctaatcatttttatttcattttttcctttttcttatccAATCGTACAATTTACAAGTTCCGATATTtcgacgttttttttttttttgatcaaatgacGTTTTTTTTATTCCATAAGAAAAAACTCGTGAAATCACAAAAATCTCAGCCGTTCATTTGAGGTGGTAAACTTCATCTCTTTTCgacctttcctttttttttttcttaaacctttttaattaattaatattttaatttaatcgAAATTTATGAGTTCCTTTTTGCTGGTTAAGTTCGGTTGAGTTTTTGTAATATATCTGTGTGTTCCTTGTGATTCGGTTACTAGCTAGGTCAATTAAATTCCCTCTCATTAATTTTCCCAGATTTGGGTATTTCTGTTTTTAACTGCGAATTCAATTGCTAAGCATTAATTAGGCAAAAACTTTGAAGCGCTCTCGTTTGCAATATTAGGTAAACAAAATCTgcgaaaataataattaattttatttcttgTGAAATTCTCAAACTCGTCTTCCTgtgaatttcttttttttcttggttttatTCAGTTTGGTGTTGGTGTTGTTGATCCACTGAATTCAATTAGGGTTAGGCCTTTTAACTTGTCTAACGTCTGGATATTTTCCTATAACATCCTTGTCTTATCTTTtggtgtgttttttttctttctcagttTCGTTGGCTCTCAATCGAAGAAACTTAGGCTTCTCTGTTGAGTGATTTGAATCCATATGGAGCATCTCAGTGTTGCTCAATCACAATCTGAGATCAACGAGGTTAGCTTTTCATTCTTGATTACTTTACTTATCTGATATGGATAATTGAATCAATTAATCAccgttttttgttttgtttattattgttAATAACTCAAAACCATCAAACCACAGTATTTAGATTGTAGATTACCTGTTTATATACTTTTGGTTTTGTTCATGGTAGATTCGTAACAGTCATAGAATACAATTATTTTCCGGATCTCGTTAAAACATAATCATAGATCTCTTTTATCTTTATTTGATTCGTTCATGTTGAAATCTAGATTGGTTTTGTTCTCTGTTCATCATTCTTTTTGGTGTTTGTTTGATCTGTTGAACACAGTGTGTGTGACTCTTTATCATATTTCTTTGTTGGGGATAATTAAAAAGCATAAATCTGTTCTGTTACAGGATATGTCTCTGAAGAATCATCATCCACCAGACAAGGATACGGACAAAGACACTAGCATGGAACAACCTAGTAGTCCACGTCATCGAAAGGTAAGAGTagtattgttattatatatgtaatatgatGCAGTTCttaaaagattaaaattttattaaaacagcTTTGATCTTACatgatgtttttttctttttgtataatGTCAAGGTTATTGCTAGATGGTTACCAGATGAAGCACAGAGACCAATCGTTGATGAAGCTCCTGTTTTCTCTCCATCATTAGAGGTACTCATTGCTTCTTGTTTTTTACCTTTTCGGTTTCTTCTTGTTCATGTTTTGATTTTGTCTTCGTTTGATCTTGGGTGTTATTTATATTAGGAGTTTGAAGATACACTTgcatatatagaaaaaatacGTCCATTAGCAGAGCCATATGGTATCTGTCGAATCATCCCGCCACCCACATGGACGCCTCCTTGCCGTCTTAAGGAGAAGACTATATGGGAGCATACCAAGTTCCCCACTCGGATCCAGAACGTGGACCTGCTTCAGAACCGTGAACCCATgaagaagaaaccaaagagCAGGAAACGCAAAAGGAGAAGAAACTCCAGGATGGGTTCCTCTAGGAGACGATCTGCTTCTGCTTCTGCTTCTGGTTCTTCTCCCTCTGAACCTGCTTCCTCTCCTGAGGCCGAGGAGAAGTTCGGCTTTAACTCTGGTTCAGACTTTACTCTGGAAGAGTTTGAGAAATACGCTCAGCATTTTAGAGAGGCTTACTTTGAGAAGAAAGACTCTGTTGGTGAAACGAAATGGACACCGTCTGTGGAGGATATCGAAGGCGAGTACTGGCGGATAGTTGAACAACCAACAGATGAAGTTGAGGTATAGATAGAAACAGACCATTTTTTTCACCACTTAACCAACATACATTTTATAACTAATCTAAggccattttttttaattgtttcagGTATATTATGGAGCTGACTTGGAGAACGTGGTACTTGGAAGCGGGTTTTACAAGAAAGGGGATAGAGATATTGATCAGTACGTAGTCTCTGGCTGGAACTTGAATAACTTACCGCGTCTCCCTGGCTCTGTTCTCTCTTTTGAGGATTGCGATATCTCTGGTGTTCTAGTCCCATGGCTCTATGTTGGAATGTGCTTTTCATCATTTTGTTGGGTAAGTACACTGTCACACTTTGATTAGTTAATGAGTTCTATAACCCCATTGATGTCAGATGCTTGATCATTTTATTGGGTTTAACAGCATGTGGAGGACCATCATCTGTATTCACTAAATTATCATCACTTTGGGGAGCCAAAAGTATGGTATGGTGTTCCAGGAAGCAATGCAACAGCACTCGAAAAGACGATGAGAAAACATCTACCTGATTTGTTTGAAGAGCAGCCTGATCTACTTCATGGCCTGGTTAGGACGAAAACATTTATtagatttgtcttttttttttttgatgtttaGAGACTAACTATTCTATTGGTTATAGGTTACTCAATTTTCTCCTTCAATTCTAAAAGATGAGGGAGTCCAGGTTTATCGTGTGGTTCAGAATGCAGGGGAGTACGTACTGACATTCCCGAGGGCATACCATGCTGGATTCAACTGCGGTTTCAACTGTGCAGAAGCGGTTAATGTAGCTCCGGTTGATTGGTTGGCTCATGGACAGAACGCTGTGGAGCTTTACAGTAAAGAGACGAGGAAGACTTCTCTGTCTCATGACAAACTTCTCCTTGGAGCAGCTTATGAAGCTGTAAAGGCTCTTTGGGAACTCTCAGCTTCTTCCGTTGGAAATGAAAACACGACAAACTTGAGATGGAAGAGTTTCTGTGGGAAGAACGGAACACTTACCAACGCGGTCCAGGTAATAGAAAAAACGGTGTTATGTTACTTAAAGTATGGTTTCTACTTTCTAAAAGCTGATTTTGTTCTAAAACGTTTATAGGCTCGGTTAAAGATGGAAGAGGAAAGACTTGCAGATATTGGTAGGGAGTCTTTGAGCTTGGTGAAGATGGAGAAGGACTTTGATTCAAACTGTGAAAGGGAATGCTTCTCATGCTTTTATGATTTGCATCTCTCTGCTTCTGGCTGCAAGTGCTCTCCTGATGAATACGCGTGTCTTAAACACTCGGACGATCTGTGTTCATGCGAAGAGAAGGATAGATGTGTCCTCCTCCGTTACACCATGGATGAGTTAAGCTCGTTGGTGAGAGCATTGGAAGGGGAATCAGATGATTTAAAGATATGGGCTTCCAAGGTGTTAGGTGTTCAACACAGTGATGAATATCAAAATAAGACAATTTCAGTTACCAAGGAGGAGGAGAATAAGCTAAAGGAAGGTTCGTTTGATCTGAACATCGACTTGGAGTTGGATTATCTGGAAAAccctaaagaagaagaagtcagcACCAGTGGCGAGATAAACACTTCAGAGAACTTAAGTGCATCGGTGGAGCCTATAAACCTCGGTTTCTTGATTTTTGGAAAGCTTTGGTGCAATAAGCATGCTATTTTCCCAAAAGGTACAAACTTCGAATAACCCTTTAGTTAAATATTATTGACATAAATCAGAAATCTGCTCAAAAGGTTGTTGATGTTTTCGGTCTTTTTACAACATTTACAGGATTCACAAGTCGTGTCAAGTTCTACAACGTGCTTGATCCAACAAGAATGAGCTATTACATCTCTGAGGTTTTGGATGCAGGACTCATGGGCCCATTGTTCAGGGTATAAAGCTTTTTTCCCCCTAAATAACATTCTATTAGATACTTCAAAAGCAACAACAACACCTGACTTTTCTTTCCTCTGTTGTTGTTCAGGTTACTCTGGAAGAATCTCCAGACGAGAGCTTCTTCAATGTCTCGGCCCAACAATGCTGGGAGATGGTGTTGCAGCGAGTTAAACACACATCCACAAATCTTGGTCTTACTACTTTACCGCGGCTTGAAAGTATTAACGGGCTTCAAATGTTTGGTCTCCTCTCGCAGTCTACAGTTCAGGTAAAACATTAAGTCCAACCCTTTCACTCAAAACGTATCCATGATCTTTTACTGTGTTACACAACTTGATCTTTCTCTTCAGGCCATTGAAGCTCTTGACCCGAACCATAGACTCATCGAGTACTGGAACCACAAGAACCAAACTCAATCTGAATCAAAAGATCACTTCATATCATCAAACTGCTCCGTGAGTCTTACCAAAGGAAAACTTTTCGGAGTGGATTTGATGTAAAAGAAGAAGCTCAAACAGCAACAAGCACTTTACCAACTCAGAGCAACCAACAGTGACTTACCGTCTGGATAGATAGAAGAAGTTTCTTTCtgattcttttcttttcttgggaGCATTTTATTCAGAATCTTTTGTTCGTTTTCCCTCAGCAAACTTTCAGTAAACAAATAACCTAACCTTAGCGTTAGAAGTGTAAAACTAGGAAAAAAATGTTCGATTCTTTCGCTAATGCCAATAATACAAAATTCTTCAATTCTTCGTATTGCTCAACGTGGAAACTGCAGAATTTAACTGTACTagacaaatatttttcttaatcattTAGGGGCCAAATAATACATACATATTAACCACTGATATTTTGGGGTGATAGGCTAATGTTTGATCTCGCTATGCTCATGCCCGATTAGTTGGCAcaccatattttattttctttgtttttgtgaTTGACCAACAGCTAAGGACATTAAGTTTAATCTGTAGCGACTTCCTTTGTCCAGAGGGGAGAAGGGTGGTTTATGCTGTTGCTGGAGCTTTGTAAGTGTAAACCCTGGAACCTTACTGGTGCTGTTGAGCTTCACATGACCCCTGATTATCAATGAAAAGCCACTGGTACTTGAAGTACTGATTCTATAACAAGTATGGTACGTTATTCCTTTACTTTGgatttggaaaaaaagaaaaaaaaatctttttagaTATTGAGCAACATATATACAAACTAAAGATATTACGCCATGGCCCAAGATTGGTTAAGAAACTCTTTTTAGATATGAGCACACTTTGAGGTATAAATTCAAGGTCACGGAACGTATTGTCATGTCCAGATTGGTTACCAAAGAAGAATATTCCTCTACCACGTGTCACGTGTGTAGACAAGAAGATGAACAAACGATGTTTGGGAAGAAAACTCTTTGATAAGTCACCCACAGATGGTTGTTTTGGTTCCTTGAGACATAAATGGAATCGACCTATTTAATATGTGGTGCTGATTCTTTAGCCAGTTTTTGGCTTTACTGTACCCTAAATTGTTCTAACAAATTTGGCTTGGGTTGCACGTCAATAGAAAAGTATGTCATCAAATTAAATTGATAGTCTATGATAATGACTTATGAAGGTATGAGAACCAATTAAACAACTTAAAGATACTAGTACGCAACTGCGCAccatttaaattttaacttGCATGTATGTGATCAGAGCTGGTCTTAGGTTTTTTAAGGCCACAAGCCCAAGATAAAAAAATagctaaaaaaatgaaaaaaaaatcgcatCCTAGGAGATTCGAATTCGGGacggtttttataaatttgtgGCAGGTTTAATACTTAATAAAATGGTGGCCGGAAGCATGGACTTCATTCGCTTGGGCCCAAAACCGGCTCTGTATGTGACTGCATCAAAGAGCATAagcatataaaaattaatactatatgtaataataataaaacatttgtTGTTGACAAAGAGAGAACAGTGCTAACAAATTGTTTACGGTACATAAAGTTTTCACAGTTagaatctataaaaaaataaataaagaagaaagagatcGCTTCTGTTTCAGTTTTCTGAATTGTtatgaaaatcaaatataatgTTGTTTGACAAGGTTAGGTTTGGTGTTGGTTCttaggaaaattttcaattttatttatgaatctagaaaaattgaaatctaatcatgtttttttttttcttttctgttcGATATGGGTTTGGTTGTAATATATAAGACCATATAGTGTGTGCCCGTTGACCCAGTTGGGTGGGAGTGGGATACACAGGTGGAATTATCTCGAGTTGATCCTGGTCAAAACACTCGTAGTTGACATGACGTTTGACTTTTGATGTTAGCATATGCTTTGGTGGAAAGTAGGAACACAATGCAAAATATATAACGAAGATTTTACAATCGTCAACAACTTAAATTCAAACCTATAAATTTGAAACTTCATGAATCCTATGATCGCAAAAAGGACTAAACATCATTTTAATCCACACTAATACAAAAATGGCTTCACTTTCACTTGTGCTTAGATACATCATCgtgttaactttttttttgattcTCGACTCCAAAGAGATATTTTCATCACGACTAGTGAGATCATCCAAGGCTAATGTAGCTCAGATTAGCGCTGATGATTATCCATCTTCCGGTCGTAATTCACCGGTACATGACCTTGGGTTCCCTGACTTTCCGTCTTTCCAGGAACCAATAGTGACGCCTCAGCCTGATTTGCCTCTCCTTCCGCCGCCGCCAACATTTCCCGATCTTGAAAAGGGGAGGTTTCCTGTACCGGTTTGGCACTCTCTCCCTGATTTTCCGCCCTTACCGTTCTTAGATCAGCCCCCTCCTCCCGAACCATTTGGTCCAAGATTTGATGAATCCGATAATTGGCTGCCTTCTGTCCCAAGTATCCCTCAAGGGTTTCCATAAATACATGATGACACTCATTGAAGCCTCGCTTCCCACATATTACTTGAGGTTGATTTCAAAGTTTTTGTATCAGCTAATAATTTGGAAACTTATGTATGATTCAAGCAAGTAATAAAACTAGTTACAAATTATATAGTTGGAAAATATTTGACTCTAcagtaaatatattttcctGTCCACAATCATGTTTAGTTGTGTATTTGACAACTCTCAAGCTATTCATACATGGTGTGTCGTGTTGTAAATTGGAAATGATCTTTCTCAATTTGACCGGTTATAAAAATGACAAATTAGCCTTTTTGGGTTGAAAACCTAAGACTTGGAAATGTtgaaaagaaaagtaaatataaaaacagAGTTTACCATGCTCTCTTGCATTATTCATACATTTGGCTTTCAAGTTAggttatcccctatatattatttaagaagcattgaaacatttttttgtagctacgtatcatcactagaatgattcttagaatccttagagaaataggttggtccatctaaatatataataaactttttattaaactacaataaatacattattaatgtgcttcattatttccttaaataagattacgtaATTGCCTAATATGGCtaagatatatatgacaattaatgattttgaataataaagatttgataaaaataagtgtgtattacaattatatttgtttaattttaagctattaaaataaattaaacaatcatagtaaccatataataaaaatttaaaaaaatatttatatattgtattttgtatttttaaaaacgagtataaattactaaaactgttaaaagtttcacattcaaattttgtgatctatgatttaaaacttttgttatgagatgatacaaataatgaaaaaacaatataagttgaaagtctcatttaataagtatcaaaaataaaagatatataaatatatttatcattttaaattaaactatatgccatataaaaatacataaatatcttaattttgaaatttactttgaacattttttgataaaaaatttgaaattatattgacaacttaattttttaaaatattataaattacttaaaccattaatcccacagtgaaaattttgttatcactaatttagactttttgctataacagatacaaatgataaaaaaaaatatgagcaaaaagcatcatctaataaatattaatattaaaatataccatatatatgttactattatttaaatttaattatacatcatatcaaatagaaaaaatattttttcgatttataaaatttatttatatgttcgtaccaatttaattataaaagtagtagataatgacttttaaATTActcaatatttattatttcataatatgttataaacatataatatataaaataatttatatatataatgttcatcccgcgtaAGAcacgggtcttaacctagtatactAGTGTTACTCATGTGCTATGCACGGATCAAATGACGGTGTATTAAATTATTTGGTGataaaactttaattttataattatcaatcagaataaaattattttattaattatatattcttttttttttgttcaaaaaaaaagaatatataattaataaaataattttattctgATTGATAAttaatttctataaatatggataaCAATTACCCGTGAAGTGATGCTTTGTAAACAAAAATGGTagagtaatatattttttttggtaaaataatagttcccatattgttttagcatAGATATATGTTTGCAAGTAATTTATGTTTGGAAATTGAGATATATACCAAcacataaaaatatagttaaagTACTATATTTGATTCATTCAGTTTTTCTTTGTATCTGTCttgtaaataaatattcataagaaataaatatatatttttaataaaaaaaataagttatgacagattatgaaatttttattaaaaatgtacttaatttttttgataatttgagACATGATATAAAGAGAGAGTttcaatagaaaaaaatatgaaaaaagaaTATCATCATTTAAGTGCGGGAAATTTGAGGACGTATACATAGCATACTAGAAAATTAAGTTTATACCCATTACATAGTTTAGGTAATGATATTATACATATTGTTATGTAGTTTTCCAAAAATACCCTCAAATGCGCGTGGGAAGTCGGCATGTTGTAGCTACTCTTTAATCTGAAACCTGAAAAGTCATATTTCATTTTCCAAAAGAACTCATGCGAGAAAGAATACAGATTTGGAGAGCCAAAACTTTCGTTTGTCTGTGTTTGGGGAAAGAAAAGATTACCAGTTCGACTAATGGCTGAAGCAATTTTTATAAAAGTCAAGAAAAAGTTAGGGTTACTGAGGCCGAGCGattgcaaagaagaaagagcATGAATCGAGGTAAGTATGTCTGATTTATAGCAGTACGGAAAATATAACCATGTTCGAAGTAAGCTTGATTTAGGTTGTCGGCAATTAAATCAAACCTGACATATATTTTGCAGATCCAGTGGAAGGGTTTAACGGCGGCGGAGGACAAAAGTAATTAAATCGGATCTGacatatattttacttatacTATATGATATTTGTAAATAGTATAGAACAAATTGTGGTATGCATCACCTGATATTTATACGAAAATCCTTAATGATGTACTAAAGAACCACCTTTGTGCTTAGTTGACTATCTTTTGATAAACTGGTTGACTATAGTATTTTTTCCGTTTGTGGGTGTGACTCATTGTATACTATAGGGTCACTAACTGTCTGTATTTGGGTTTAAGTTCCAATGATATACTGAAAATGTGACTATACTCTATGAGAAACGTTAATAGAATAGTAACACAGTTGTACGGCACTAGTTCACATTTTTACATCACTGGGCTGCTCATCTGTTGCAGTGTTTGAGAATTAACGTTAGGTTTTGTTTAACGTTATATCCATCATATTAATTTGGCGCAGTGCTATATTGTTATGGTTTTACATTTGATTGCTTTATATGTTTCTACAAACACCTAAACATAGTATTCTCTGGAAAATATTGGATGACTGTATAGGTCACAACAACTACAATACTATAACGTTTGTAATATAGTATGGCTTACAAATATACATCACAACAGTTTGTTTATTGCCGAGTCTCCTAAAGCATCTTTCTCCATCCATTTTCATATTGGTTCCGGTTCCCTTTTTTAACAACAACTACACTAGACCACTTGGAACTTGTGCAACAACACATAGGGGAGTATAAACATATTGTAACTAGAAGCCATTTGTGTGTTTGATAATGTAATCATACTACATTGAATATAGTATAGTCTATTGTTCGATTTTTTTCATACACTACAGTCTGtcatatatgttttgtttaatgGAACGACTTACTTGCTTATTACGTTTCACATGTTACACATGCATCAACCGTGCTACATTGCTTGAGGATTGCTTACCGGATCTAGAAATCCATGTTCCATCAACCATTGCTGCCCCCTGTTATGATAGGAGTTGTATCACCTCGACATCTGCAATGTCACGTCCATTCGCTTCTAAAGCTTCCTGGCATGCCGCAGTGGTACGGATCGATTCCTCAAACAAGCGTTGTCTCCCAAATGAAGCTTCCATACTTTCCATATGTGGGACAACACAGTCATCCCACACATAATCATGCTCAAGCCTCATGTCCACAACTTTCTCCTTCCTTCGTGTTCCAGGTGCCGGATTTGCTAGTGGAATGATATCTCATGTTCTCGTATAATTATATCATTTCACGTTGTAGTATAGACTATAGACTGCATCGCTGGGGGAATTTATAATCTCAAATTTATTAAGTTACATGTGTTATGATACAGAAGTGAAAAGTCTATTCTACAACATATGTTTAGTATAACAAAATTGAGCACATGACTTTCTTTTCACTTTGCACTTCTTCCCCACGCGCACGTGCTATAAGGGAGAGAACCGTTCTTTTTGAACGTAACTTGTCACATGAAAGAAGTATCACTGTAGCATGGCTATATTCTTTATTTATGTGTTTCTTATGAATATCCATCAAATTGCTCCTATAAGTGCTACACTAATTACATctgtgattattatttttttggtttcttcacCAATTTACTCAAACACGCCATTCATTAGTACAAGCTCAATTGGCTACACTTTTTTTATATCAATTGGCTACACctattcttcttttttcatttcTATTATGTTTCTTATTAGTCGCAAACAGAAACTTTGAGCTTTGAATGGGAAAAATATATGTGCAACAAATGCAAATACTAATTTTAAAGTATTTCTTAAATGAACTGGATAATACTTGAAAATTGATTTCCTGTAGATGTTTGAAAGTATTTCTGCAAACTCATTAGTGGATTTCGGATTTCTTAATATAgatactaatttaattttttttgcatttattcATCTTTAGCAAATTGATGACAAGCGtttcctaaaaatatttaagGAAACTCTgggaatataaataaaacagatATGAAAAGTATTTTATAAGTAAAAGAAGTATGAAAAATGCATTGTTACCATactttataaataaaagaaGTATATAGATATGCATTGTTACCTTCATTGCTGATAAATTGGTGGAGTTTAAAGAAACTCAGAATataaacaaaagatagagaagtTCTTTACTACTCGTATATATTTAATTGAGAAGATTACAA is part of the Brassica rapa cultivar Chiifu-401-42 chromosome A09, CAAS_Brap_v3.01, whole genome shotgun sequence genome and harbors:
- the LOC103840300 gene encoding lysine-specific demethylase JMJ18, coding for MEHLSVAQSQSEINEDMSLKNHHPPDKDTDKDTSMEQPSSPRHRKVIARWLPDEAQRPIVDEAPVFSPSLEEFEDTLAYIEKIRPLAEPYGICRIIPPPTWTPPCRLKEKTIWEHTKFPTRIQNVDLLQNREPMKKKPKSRKRKRRRNSRMGSSRRRSASASASGSSPSEPASSPEAEEKFGFNSGSDFTLEEFEKYAQHFREAYFEKKDSVGETKWTPSVEDIEGEYWRIVEQPTDEVEVYYGADLENVVLGSGFYKKGDRDIDQYVVSGWNLNNLPRLPGSVLSFEDCDISGVLVPWLYVGMCFSSFCWHVEDHHLYSLNYHHFGEPKVWYGVPGSNATALEKTMRKHLPDLFEEQPDLLHGLVTQFSPSILKDEGVQVYRVVQNAGEYVLTFPRAYHAGFNCGFNCAEAVNVAPVDWLAHGQNAVELYSKETRKTSLSHDKLLLGAAYEAVKALWELSASSVGNENTTNLRWKSFCGKNGTLTNAVQARLKMEEERLADIGRESLSLVKMEKDFDSNCERECFSCFYDLHLSASGCKCSPDEYACLKHSDDLCSCEEKDRCVLLRYTMDELSSLVRALEGESDDLKIWASKVLGVQHSDEYQNKTISVTKEEENKLKEGSFDLNIDLELDYLENPKEEEVSTSGEINTSENLSASVEPINLGFLIFGKLWCNKHAIFPKGFTSRVKFYNVLDPTRMSYYISEVLDAGLMGPLFRVTLEESPDESFFNVSAQQCWEMVLQRVKHTSTNLGLTTLPRLESINGLQMFGLLSQSTVQAIEALDPNHRLIEYWNHKNQTQSESKDHFISSNCSVSLTKGKLFGVDLM